A single Desulfovibrio piger DNA region contains:
- the dnaE gene encoding DNA polymerase III subunit alpha — MSDFVHLHCHTEYSLLDGAIRVKDLCSRAKDFGMPACAITDHGNLFGAAKFFLTCKDFGIKPIIGCEVYVCHDHLDKTSELARKRNHLILLSETIEGYHNLVKLVSRSYLEGFHYKPRVDKAMLRRYSEGLICLSACIAGEIPRALNAGDMDGAIALAREYADIYPDRFYLELQSNSLPEQEIANKGLLEIADHLKLPIVATNDCHYLNADDADAHEVLLCIQTQTTMDDPKRMRFGTHDLYYKSGEEMEAVFGHLPQSLSNTAEIAERCNVELDMGHHYFPVYKLPEGASLDSEFRRLAEEGLERRLEKHPNRASIDPQAYRDRLQYELKVILEMGFPGYFLIVQEFINWAKDHGIPVGPGRGSAAGSLVAWSLRITNLDPLPYNLLFERFLNAERVSLPDIDVDFCERRRTEVIQHMVDTYGKDSVAQITTFGTMKAKGVVRDVGRALGMSFAETDRIAKLVPDDLKMTINKALEAEPDLQKLYDTDPQVKKLLDTARRLEGLSRHASTHAAGLVVSPRPMDEFLPLYTGKRGELVTQFDGPMTEKSGLVKFDFLGLKTMTLIQDTLDNITLQGRTPPDLDNLPLTDAATYDLYARGDTDGIFQVESSGMRQYLRMLKPSCFEDVIAMLALYRPGPLGSGMVDEFIKRKHGQVPVVYPHESLSDCLRDTYGVIVYQEQVMQIAQIIASYTLGGADLLRRAMGKKKPEAMAKERVKFVEGAQKNGVDKAKADEIFDLMEKFAEYGFNKSHSAAYAQISYFTAYLKVHHTVEFMAALLTSEMSNQEKLLKYISCCKDMGIDVVQPSVNASQRSFSAREGKVVFGLGGIKNVGDSAITEIMEARKDGEYVSLFDMCCRVDLRKVTKRVLEALIKGGACDCFGVSRAALLAALDTVVARAQKKAREKNSNQISLLAMAPQVETRPQPGIGFDCPESGIPEMDEDQRLKNEKEALGFFLTSHPLQPFSREMRRLRLTTLEDARDLYPKAELSTAVLVVSLKEVITKSKGERMAFVGVEDLTGHAEVTFFPRAYAEARELLKSEQPLCLRATVDSQVDESRDGDEDGEETSREVKLLGQSVTLLSEACGQSDTPICVQIPAHRLGDEDILALKAILEAHPGTVEAEAMILLDGVRCHLTLGPQFRVSPGPELDRALAAWAG; from the coding sequence ATGTCCGATTTCGTGCACCTGCACTGCCACACCGAATACAGCCTTCTCGACGGCGCCATCCGCGTCAAGGATCTCTGCTCCCGCGCCAAGGATTTCGGCATGCCCGCCTGCGCCATCACCGACCACGGCAACCTGTTCGGCGCGGCCAAGTTCTTCCTGACCTGCAAGGACTTCGGCATCAAGCCCATCATCGGCTGCGAGGTCTACGTCTGCCACGACCATCTGGACAAGACCTCCGAGCTGGCCCGCAAGCGCAACCACCTGATCCTGCTCTCGGAGACCATCGAGGGCTACCACAATCTGGTCAAGCTGGTGAGCCGCAGCTACCTGGAGGGCTTCCACTACAAGCCGCGCGTGGACAAGGCCATGCTGCGCCGCTATTCCGAGGGCCTCATCTGCCTTTCGGCCTGCATCGCGGGCGAGATCCCGCGCGCCCTCAACGCCGGTGACATGGACGGCGCCATCGCCCTGGCCCGCGAATACGCCGACATCTACCCGGACCGCTTCTATCTGGAGCTGCAGTCCAACAGCCTGCCCGAGCAGGAGATAGCCAACAAGGGCCTGCTGGAGATAGCCGACCATCTCAAGCTGCCCATCGTGGCCACCAACGACTGCCATTACCTCAACGCCGACGACGCCGACGCCCACGAGGTGCTGCTCTGCATCCAGACCCAGACCACCATGGACGACCCCAAGCGCATGCGCTTCGGCACCCATGACCTCTACTACAAGTCCGGCGAGGAGATGGAGGCCGTGTTCGGCCATCTGCCCCAGTCCCTGAGCAACACGGCCGAGATCGCCGAGCGCTGCAACGTGGAACTGGACATGGGGCACCACTATTTCCCGGTCTACAAGCTGCCCGAAGGCGCCAGCCTGGATTCCGAGTTCCGCCGCCTGGCCGAGGAAGGTCTGGAACGCCGCCTGGAAAAGCACCCCAACCGCGCCAGCATCGACCCGCAGGCCTACCGCGACCGCCTGCAGTACGAGCTCAAGGTCATCCTTGAGATGGGCTTCCCCGGCTACTTCCTCATCGTGCAGGAGTTCATCAACTGGGCCAAGGACCACGGCATCCCCGTGGGCCCGGGCCGCGGTTCGGCCGCCGGTTCGCTGGTGGCCTGGTCGCTGCGCATCACCAACCTGGACCCCCTGCCCTACAATCTGCTTTTCGAGCGCTTCCTCAACGCCGAGCGCGTCTCCCTGCCCGATATCGACGTGGACTTCTGCGAACGCCGCCGCACCGAGGTCATCCAGCATATGGTGGACACCTACGGCAAGGACAGCGTGGCCCAGATCACCACCTTCGGCACCATGAAGGCCAAGGGCGTGGTGCGTGACGTGGGCCGCGCCCTGGGCATGAGCTTTGCCGAGACCGACCGCATCGCCAAGCTGGTGCCCGACGACCTCAAGATGACCATCAACAAGGCCCTGGAAGCCGAGCCAGACCTCCAGAAGCTGTACGATACCGACCCGCAGGTGAAAAAGCTGCTGGATACGGCCCGCCGTCTGGAGGGCCTGTCGCGCCATGCCTCCACCCACGCCGCCGGTCTGGTGGTCTCGCCCCGGCCCATGGACGAGTTCCTGCCCCTCTACACCGGCAAACGCGGCGAACTCGTGACCCAGTTCGACGGCCCCATGACCGAAAAATCCGGTCTGGTGAAGTTCGACTTCCTGGGCCTCAAGACCATGACCCTCATCCAGGACACCCTGGACAACATCACCCTGCAGGGCAGGACGCCGCCCGACCTGGACAACCTGCCCCTCACCGACGCCGCCACCTACGACCTTTACGCCCGCGGCGACACCGACGGCATCTTCCAGGTGGAAAGCTCGGGCATGCGCCAGTACCTGCGCATGCTCAAGCCCTCGTGCTTCGAGGACGTCATCGCCATGCTGGCCCTGTACCGCCCCGGCCCGCTGGGCTCCGGCATGGTGGACGAATTCATCAAGCGCAAGCACGGGCAGGTGCCCGTGGTCTATCCGCACGAGTCCCTCAGCGACTGCCTGCGCGATACCTACGGCGTCATCGTCTATCAGGAACAGGTCATGCAGATCGCCCAGATCATCGCCAGCTACACCCTGGGCGGCGCTGACCTGCTGCGCCGCGCCATGGGCAAGAAAAAGCCCGAAGCCATGGCCAAGGAACGCGTCAAGTTCGTGGAAGGCGCGCAGAAGAACGGCGTGGACAAGGCCAAGGCCGACGAGATCTTCGACCTGATGGAAAAGTTCGCGGAATACGGCTTCAACAAGTCGCACTCCGCCGCCTATGCCCAGATCTCCTACTTCACGGCCTACCTCAAGGTGCACCATACCGTGGAGTTCATGGCCGCCCTGCTCACCTCGGAAATGAGCAACCAGGAAAAGCTGCTCAAGTACATCTCCTGCTGCAAGGACATGGGCATCGACGTGGTGCAGCCCTCGGTCAATGCCAGCCAGCGTTCCTTCTCGGCCCGCGAGGGCAAGGTCGTCTTCGGTCTGGGCGGCATCAAGAACGTGGGCGACAGCGCCATCACCGAGATCATGGAGGCCCGCAAGGACGGCGAATACGTCTCCCTCTTCGACATGTGCTGCCGCGTGGACCTGCGCAAGGTCACCAAGCGCGTGCTCGAAGCCCTCATCAAGGGCGGCGCCTGCGACTGCTTCGGCGTTTCGCGCGCGGCCCTGCTGGCCGCCCTGGACACGGTGGTCGCCCGCGCCCAGAAAAAGGCCAGGGAAAAGAACTCCAACCAGATCTCCCTGCTGGCCATGGCCCCGCAGGTGGAAACCAGGCCCCAGCCCGGCATCGGCTTCGACTGCCCCGAGTCCGGCATCCCCGAGATGGACGAGGACCAGCGCCTCAAGAACGAAAAAGAGGCCCTGGGCTTCTTCCTCACCAGCCACCCCCTCCAGCCTTTCAGCCGCGAGATGCGCCGCCTGCGTCTGACCACGCTGGAAGACGCCCGCGACCTCTACCCCAAGGCCGAACTGAGCACCGCCGTGCTGGTGGTCAGCCTCAAGGAAGTCATCACCAAGTCCAAGGGCGAGCGCATGGCCTTCGTGGGCGTGGAAGACCTGACCGGCCATGCCGAGGTCACGTTCTTCCCCCGCGCCTATGCCGAGGCCCGCGAGCTGCTCAAAAGCGAACAGCCCCTCTGCCTGCGGGCCACGGTGGACAGTCAGGTGGACGAGAGCCGCGACGGCGACGAGGACGGCGAGGAGACCAGCCGCGAGGTCAAGCTGCTGGGCCAGAGCGTGACCCTGCTTTCCGAAGCCTGCGGCCAGAGCGATACGCCCATCTGCGTGCAGATACCGGCCCACCGCCTGGGCGATGAAGACATCCTGGCCCTCAAGGCCATCCTGGAGGCCCATCCCGGCACGGTGGAGGCCGAAGCCATGATCCTGCTGGACGGCGTGCGCTGCCACCTCACGCTGGGGCCGCAGTTCCGCGTCAGCCCCGGCCCCGAACTGGACAGGGCCCTGGCCGCCTGGGCCGGGTAA
- a CDS encoding type III secretion system chaperone, with amino-acid sequence MNPAFSSLLAALARELDLPGIEIRDGDPSCLLGIDDFEVSLRCLSAEQVMIFTVVAPLPARKRDELYAALLDANTFFHQTQGFTLAAREDTGVTLQGTLPLAALTDTNVGTWVGNFVNVAEHWQERCLACDEAAADTPEAPAVDPALMGGMLRI; translated from the coding sequence ATGAACCCCGCTTTTTCTTCCCTGCTGGCCGCCCTGGCCCGTGAACTGGACCTGCCCGGCATCGAGATCCGCGACGGCGATCCCTCCTGCCTGCTGGGCATCGATGACTTCGAGGTCAGTCTGCGCTGCCTTTCTGCGGAGCAGGTCATGATCTTCACCGTGGTGGCCCCCCTGCCCGCGCGCAAACGCGACGAGCTCTACGCCGCGCTGCTGGACGCCAACACCTTCTTCCACCAGACCCAGGGCTTCACCCTGGCCGCCCGCGAAGATACGGGCGTGACCCTGCAGGGCACGCTGCCCCTGGCCGCGCTCACCGATACCAATGTGGGCACCTGGGTGGGCAATTTCGTCAACGTGGCCGAGCACTGGCAGGAACGCTGCCTGGCCTGTGACGAGGCCGCCGCCGACACCCCGGAAGCACCCGCCGTGGATCCGGCCCTGATGGGCGGCATGCTGCGCATCTAG
- a CDS encoding MFS transporter: MPQKVFAPGNRWLVAYLAFLSAFAPLSTDMYLPALPHMTQALQTTDALSSLSISCFLLLFGASMLFWGPLSDKYGRKPVLYTGALLYVVSSLFLALAQSIWPLLFWRAVQAVGSGGISAMALAIVKDVLRGRAMEKVITWIQTITILAPMLAPVIGGALLAVTDWRGIFVCLLLCGLLAGAGTLLLRETMHHPVQGNAFRTLGRLLVVLRHRGFRCLLLLFSATSMPFMAYLALSSYIFQGLFGLSPQAYSLFFAFNAGMSMLGPLAHERFFRTAPRRLFFSAYLGIVAVAGLGLLLVGDQGPFTFALLCAPVSFCGSALRPPATVLMLNQMKNDTGSLTALINSGGLLFGSLSMLLCALPVWPGPVAAQALMAILVGLACLLGWLWLDSHKVYEG, from the coding sequence ATGCCCCAAAAAGTCTTTGCTCCCGGCAACCGCTGGCTGGTTGCCTATCTGGCCTTCCTGAGCGCCTTCGCCCCCCTTTCCACCGACATGTATCTGCCTGCCCTGCCGCACATGACGCAGGCCCTGCAGACCACGGACGCCCTCTCCAGCCTGAGCATCTCCTGTTTTTTGCTGCTCTTCGGGGCCTCCATGCTCTTCTGGGGCCCGCTCAGCGACAAATACGGCCGCAAGCCCGTGCTCTACACGGGCGCCCTGCTCTATGTGGTCTCCAGCCTGTTCCTGGCCCTGGCCCAGTCCATCTGGCCCCTGCTGTTCTGGCGCGCCGTGCAGGCCGTCGGCAGCGGCGGCATCAGCGCCATGGCCCTGGCCATCGTCAAGGACGTGCTGCGCGGCCGGGCCATGGAAAAAGTCATCACCTGGATCCAGACCATCACCATCCTGGCGCCCATGCTGGCCCCGGTCATCGGCGGGGCCCTGCTGGCCGTCACCGACTGGCGCGGCATCTTCGTCTGCCTGCTGCTCTGCGGCCTGCTGGCCGGTGCCGGGACGCTGCTGCTGCGCGAGACCATGCACCACCCGGTGCAGGGCAACGCCTTCCGCACCCTGGGGCGTCTGCTGGTCGTCCTGCGGCACCGGGGCTTCCGCTGCCTGCTGCTGCTCTTTTCCGCCACCAGCATGCCCTTCATGGCCTATCTGGCCCTTTCCTCCTATATCTTCCAGGGCCTGTTCGGGCTCTCGCCCCAGGCCTACAGCCTGTTCTTCGCCTTCAATGCGGGCATGAGCATGCTGGGCCCGCTGGCGCATGAACGCTTTTTCCGCACCGCGCCCCGCCGCCTTTTCTTTTCGGCCTATCTGGGCATCGTCGCCGTAGCCGGGCTGGGCCTGCTGCTGGTGGGGGATCAGGGGCCCTTCACCTTCGCCCTGCTCTGCGCGCCCGTCAGCTTTTGCGGCAGCGCCCTGCGCCCCCCGGCCACGGTGCTCATGCTCAACCAGATGAAGAACGATACCGGCAGCCTGACGGCCCTCATCAACAGCGGCGGTCTGCTGTTCGGCAGCCTGTCCATGCTGCTCTGCGCCCTGCCCGTCTGGCCCGGCCCCGTGGCGGCCCAGGCCCTCATGGCCATCCTGGTGGGTCTGGCCTGTCTGCTGGGCTGGCTGTGGCTGGACAGCCACAAGGTCTACGAAGGCTGA
- a CDS encoding sirohydrochlorin cobaltochelatase, giving the protein MKTAILLVAYGTSSPQGRGSLRQFDTWVRERFPGICVRWALSSELLRTRLTRARQKNDSVLKALQRLRLENFTHVAVQPLQIIPGSEHTDVRADADEAGRLDGLHVSIGMPLLACDEDIRAAARAVLAHLPRERRADEDVVLMGHGSRRQAVTAYAALAGAVRALDARVHVGTMSGALELEALLPRLTSRRVWLMPLLSVVGRHTLEDMAGDAPDSWRSRIEAAGHTCAPVVRGTAEYRAFAAIWLRHLEDAVAALPTVKKDEEK; this is encoded by the coding sequence ATGAAAACCGCTATCCTGTTGGTCGCCTACGGTACGAGCAGCCCCCAGGGGCGTGGCTCGCTGCGCCAGTTCGACACCTGGGTGCGCGAACGTTTTCCCGGCATTTGCGTGCGCTGGGCCCTTTCTTCGGAGCTGCTGCGCACCCGTCTGACGCGTGCCCGGCAAAAAAACGATTCCGTGCTCAAGGCCCTGCAGCGTCTGCGTCTGGAAAATTTCACCCATGTGGCCGTGCAGCCCCTGCAGATCATCCCCGGCAGCGAACATACCGACGTGCGCGCCGATGCCGACGAGGCCGGACGCCTGGACGGCCTGCATGTGAGCATCGGCATGCCCCTGCTGGCCTGTGACGAGGATATCCGGGCCGCCGCGCGTGCCGTGCTGGCCCATCTGCCCCGGGAACGCCGGGCCGACGAGGATGTGGTGCTCATGGGCCACGGCAGCCGCAGGCAGGCCGTGACCGCATACGCCGCCCTTGCCGGGGCCGTGCGGGCCCTGGACGCCCGTGTGCATGTGGGCACCATGAGCGGCGCCCTGGAACTGGAGGCCCTGCTGCCGCGCCTCACGTCCCGCCGTGTCTGGCTCATGCCGCTGCTTTCGGTGGTGGGGCGCCACACCCTGGAAGACATGGCCGGGGACGCGCCGGATTCCTGGCGTTCCCGCATCGAAGCCGCCGGCCACACCTGCGCTCCCGTGGTGCGGGGCACGGCCGAATACCGCGCTTTTGCCGCTATCTGGCTGCGGCATCTGGAAGATGCCGTGGCCGCCTTGCCAACCGTCAAAAAGGATGAGGAAAAGTGA
- a CDS encoding SDR family oxidoreductase, which produces MKALVLEGRTGLLGQALRHVLLGRGWSVESLERSDGDILDAGFLQARVEGCAPDVVFSSLGWNTVDDAEDHPDEVLLYNRTLPHTLACLLKTRGQGHLVHFSSGLVFSGRHGGPWREDDATAPLNVYGKTRLAGEKAVLQTLPERACVVRTGWLFGPGKRNFVDDILNACHRRDSITIVDDRTGSPTYSLDLALWSIMLAERGATGLWHAVNSGQATWCELACEAVGLAGNECRVEPIPSSQWPQKAPRPPYTVLDCGKLSEYLGMHPRPWTQALREHFFCDPFDA; this is translated from the coding sequence GTGAAAGCACTGGTTCTGGAGGGCCGTACCGGACTTCTGGGGCAGGCCCTGCGCCATGTCCTTCTGGGGCGCGGCTGGTCGGTGGAATCGCTGGAACGCTCGGACGGCGATATCCTGGATGCGGGTTTCCTGCAGGCCCGGGTGGAGGGATGCGCGCCGGACGTGGTGTTCAGCTCCCTGGGCTGGAACACGGTGGACGATGCCGAGGACCATCCCGACGAAGTCCTGCTCTACAACCGCACCCTGCCGCACACCCTGGCCTGCCTGCTCAAGACCCGCGGGCAGGGGCATCTGGTGCATTTCAGTTCCGGGCTGGTCTTTTCGGGCCGGCACGGCGGTCCCTGGCGGGAAGATGATGCCACGGCCCCCCTCAACGTCTACGGCAAGACCCGCCTGGCCGGGGAAAAGGCCGTGCTGCAGACCCTGCCCGAACGGGCCTGCGTGGTGCGCACGGGCTGGCTGTTCGGGCCCGGCAAGCGCAATTTCGTGGACGACATCCTCAATGCCTGCCACCGGCGCGACAGCATCACCATCGTGGATGACCGCACGGGCTCGCCCACCTATTCGCTGGATCTGGCCCTGTGGAGCATCATGCTGGCCGAACGTGGGGCCACCGGCCTGTGGCATGCCGTCAACAGCGGGCAGGCCACCTGGTGCGAGCTGGCCTGCGAGGCCGTGGGCCTGGCGGGCAACGAATGCCGCGTGGAACCCATCCCCTCGTCGCAATGGCCGCAAAAAGCGCCGCGCCCGCCCTATACGGTACTGGACTGCGGCAAGCTTTCCGAGTATCTGGGGATGCATCCGCGCCCCTGGACACAGGCCCTGCGGGAGCATTTCTTCTGCGACCCCTTCGATGCCTAG
- a CDS encoding HD domain-containing protein: MNTASPVLPDISRHEAWFAAYAARERGKECRRDGGDPSPMDLKLHHTMQVLAHARAIVAGGRFAPPLDRACLLAALYHDVARFEQYLRWHTFRDRESCDHGQWGVRILKREQRLEDEAPAVRTLVLVAVGLHNRFALPPGLPEGMARICHAVRDADKLDILRVMDEHLSGPRPYCPTVVLSLPDDPALHSDKVLDDALAGRVAAYADLKSVNDFRVLLGTWFYDMHFPASRARFVAEGHARRLLADLPATPAYAAAREHLLRCLDAATTTTEASGDDLS, from the coding sequence ATGAACACCGCATCCCCCGTCCTGCCGGACATCAGCCGTCATGAAGCCTGGTTCGCCGCCTACGCGGCCCGTGAGCGCGGGAAGGAATGCCGCCGGGACGGCGGCGATCCCTCGCCCATGGACCTCAAACTGCACCACACCATGCAGGTGCTGGCCCATGCCCGTGCCATCGTCGCGGGCGGCCGTTTCGCCCCGCCGCTGGACCGTGCCTGCCTGCTGGCGGCCCTGTATCATGACGTTGCCCGCTTCGAACAGTATCTGCGCTGGCATACCTTCCGCGACCGGGAATCCTGCGACCACGGCCAGTGGGGCGTGCGCATCCTCAAGCGCGAACAGCGCCTGGAGGACGAAGCCCCCGCTGTCCGCACGCTGGTGCTCGTTGCCGTGGGCCTGCACAACCGCTTTGCCCTGCCCCCGGGCCTGCCGGAGGGGATGGCCCGCATCTGCCATGCCGTGCGCGACGCCGACAAGCTGGACATCCTGCGCGTCATGGACGAGCACCTTTCCGGGCCGCGTCCCTACTGCCCCACCGTGGTCCTGAGCCTGCCCGATGATCCCGCCCTCCACAGCGACAAGGTCCTGGACGATGCCCTGGCCGGCCGGGTGGCGGCTTATGCCGACCTGAAAAGCGTTAATGATTTCCGCGTGCTGCTGGGGACATGGTTCTACGACATGCACTTCCCGGCCAGTCGCGCCCGCTTCGTGGCCGAAGGCCATGCCCGCCGCCTGCTGGCGGACCTGCCCGCCACACCGGCCTATGCCGCCGCCCGCGAACATCTGCTGCGCTGCCTGGATGCTGCCACGACGACCACGGAGGCCTCGGGTGACGACCTGTCCTAG
- a CDS encoding YccF domain-containing protein, with translation MQALGCLGNILWFFPFGLGTGLLWCIAGVLCFISIIGIPWGRACFVMAGFAFMPFGRMPVSRDVLTGEGDIGTGPLGTVGNIVWLLFCGIWIACGHLLSALACAVTIIGIPFAWQHVKLAALALCPIGKTIVDARVAEAAEQAAAWRQAEYFSHKK, from the coding sequence ATGCAAGCTCTGGGTTGTCTCGGCAATATCCTCTGGTTTTTCCCCTTCGGTCTGGGCACCGGCCTGCTCTGGTGCATCGCGGGCGTGCTCTGCTTCATCAGCATCATCGGCATCCCCTGGGGCCGGGCCTGCTTCGTCATGGCCGGTTTCGCCTTCATGCCCTTCGGCCGCATGCCGGTCTCCCGTGACGTCCTCACCGGTGAAGGCGACATCGGCACCGGCCCGCTGGGCACGGTGGGCAACATCGTCTGGCTGCTGTTCTGCGGCATCTGGATCGCCTGCGGCCATCTGCTCTCGGCCCTGGCCTGCGCCGTGACCATCATCGGCATCCCCTTCGCCTGGCAGCACGTCAAGCTGGCGGCCCTGGCCCTGTGCCCCATCGGCAAGACCATCGTGGACGCCCGCGTGGCCGAGGCCGCCGAACAGGCCGCCGCCTGGCGCCAGGCCGAGTATTTTTCTCATAAAAAGTAG
- the purM gene encoding phosphoribosylformylglycinamidine cyclo-ligase, which produces MSTDRAKAYTEAGVDIQAGNDLVARIKHLVQRTHTKGVISDIGGFGGLFRPEIGSMSDPVLVSSTDGVGTKLKLAFAFNKHDTVGIDLVAMSVNDILVQGATPLFFLDYFATGKLDVETAHTVISGVAEGCRQSACALLGGETAEMPDMYGDGEYDLAGFCVGIVDNAKLVDGSGIRVGDKIVGLASTGLHSNGFSLARKILAKSGLGPDDPFPGADGATVRDVLLAPTQIYVEVVRSLLRDLDVRGMAHITGGGFYDNIPRVLPNQVEAHIDFGSWEMPPVFQWLHEAGELSWPEILQIFNGGIGYVLVLPEEQVEETINRIQAFGMSAWSIGTIARRTGDGEQVVVNFDKA; this is translated from the coding sequence ATGTCCACAGATCGCGCAAAAGCATATACCGAAGCCGGCGTCGATATCCAGGCCGGCAATGATCTCGTGGCGCGCATCAAACATCTGGTGCAGCGTACGCATACCAAGGGGGTCATCTCCGACATCGGGGGATTCGGGGGCCTGTTCAGACCTGAAATCGGCAGCATGAGCGACCCCGTGCTGGTCTCGTCCACCGACGGCGTGGGGACCAAGCTCAAGCTGGCCTTTGCTTTCAACAAGCACGATACCGTGGGCATCGACCTTGTGGCCATGAGCGTCAACGATATCCTTGTCCAGGGGGCGACCCCCCTGTTCTTCCTTGACTATTTCGCCACCGGCAAGCTGGATGTGGAGACCGCCCACACGGTCATCAGCGGCGTGGCCGAAGGCTGCCGCCAGTCCGCCTGTGCCCTGCTGGGCGGCGAGACCGCCGAAATGCCCGACATGTACGGCGATGGCGAATACGACCTGGCCGGCTTCTGCGTGGGCATCGTGGACAATGCCAAGCTGGTGGACGGCTCCGGCATCCGCGTGGGCGACAAGATCGTGGGGCTGGCCTCCACGGGCCTGCATTCCAACGGCTTCTCGCTGGCCCGCAAGATCCTGGCCAAAAGCGGCCTGGGCCCGGACGATCCCTTCCCTGGCGCCGACGGCGCCACCGTGCGTGACGTGCTGCTGGCCCCCACCCAGATCTATGTGGAAGTGGTCCGCTCCCTGCTGCGCGACCTGGACGTGCGCGGCATGGCCCACATCACCGGCGGCGGCTTCTACGACAACATCCCGCGCGTGCTGCCCAATCAGGTGGAAGCCCACATCGACTTCGGCAGCTGGGAGATGCCCCCGGTCTTCCAGTGGCTGCACGAAGCGGGCGAACTTTCCTGGCCCGAGATCCTGCAGATCTTCAACGGCGGCATCGGCTATGTGCTGGTGCTGCCCGAAGAGCAGGTGGAAGAGACCATCAACCGCATCCAGGCCTTCGGCATGTCCGCCTGGTCCATCGGCACCATCGCCCGCCGCACCGGCGACGGCGAACAGGTGGTCGTCAACTTCGACAAGGCCTAG
- the amrS gene encoding AmmeMemoRadiSam system radical SAM enzyme: MESMLWTKLAQDRWRCGLCAHACVLSPGQRGRCGVRCNHGGRPLSLVDGLVTGVQADPVEKKPLYHFLPGSRTFSVGSAGCNFSCLFCQNHHISRDPLEQERIRGHEATPEMLVAAALRTACRSLAFTYNEPTVFVELVAATAALGQERGLPSILVSNGFMSSGCLEVLGPLVRAANIDLKAFSEDFYHRYCGARLRPVLDNLVRMRALGWWLEVTTLILEGLNDGEAELRALARFVRDELGADTPWHVTAFRPAYRMTDHPATRAAALRRCRDIGLEEGLRFVYTGNVFCAGGGDTLCPQCGAPCLERQGWQVVMRTDTGVCPRCGSRLPGVWEL; encoded by the coding sequence ATGGAAAGCATGTTGTGGACGAAGCTGGCACAGGACAGGTGGCGCTGCGGGCTCTGCGCCCATGCCTGCGTGCTCTCGCCGGGGCAGCGGGGACGCTGCGGCGTGCGCTGCAACCACGGGGGCCGTCCCCTTTCGCTGGTGGACGGTCTGGTGACGGGCGTCCAGGCCGACCCGGTGGAAAAGAAGCCCCTGTATCATTTCCTTCCCGGCAGCCGGACGTTTTCCGTGGGCAGCGCCGGATGCAATTTTTCCTGCCTGTTCTGCCAGAACCATCATATCTCCCGTGATCCGCTGGAGCAGGAGCGCATCCGCGGGCACGAGGCCACGCCGGAGATGCTGGTGGCAGCGGCCCTGCGCACCGCCTGCCGCAGCCTGGCCTTCACCTACAACGAGCCCACGGTCTTCGTGGAGCTGGTGGCGGCCACGGCCGCGCTGGGACAGGAGCGGGGCCTGCCGTCCATCCTGGTGAGCAACGGGTTCATGAGCTCCGGCTGCCTGGAGGTGCTGGGGCCTCTGGTGCGGGCGGCCAATATCGACCTGAAGGCCTTCAGCGAGGATTTCTATCATCGGTATTGCGGTGCCCGCCTGCGGCCCGTGCTGGACAATCTGGTGCGGATGCGCGCTCTGGGCTGGTGGCTGGAAGTGACGACACTCATCCTGGAAGGCCTCAATGACGGGGAGGCCGAACTGCGGGCCCTGGCACGCTTCGTCCGCGACGAGCTGGGAGCGGACACGCCCTGGCATGTGACGGCCTTCCGTCCCGCCTACCGCATGACGGATCATCCGGCCACGCGGGCGGCGGCCTTGCGGCGCTGCCGGGACATCGGTCTGGAAGAGGGGCTGCGCTTCGTGTATACGGGCAATGTCTTTTGCGCGGGCGGCGGCGACACGCTCTGTCCGCAGTGTGGAGCCCCCTGCCTGGAACGGCAGGGCTGGCAGGTTGTCATGAGGACGGACACGGGTGTCTGTCCGCGATGCGGCAGTCGGCTGCCGGGAGTGTGGGAACTATGA
- a CDS encoding cob(I)yrinic acid a,c-diamide adenosyltransferase produces MIIVYTGNGKGKTSACIGQAMRALGRDFAVGFGQFMKQPGCAGEQTVLARLLGDDFLAGGKGFLRREEDRPAHREAALATLDWARQRLERLDLLVLDETLYALKAGILERSEVEGLMEAARRARCHLVLSGRDAPDWLVETADLVTEMGEIKHPWRAGIKAAPGIEF; encoded by the coding sequence ATGATCATCGTCTATACGGGCAACGGCAAGGGCAAGACCAGCGCCTGCATCGGGCAGGCCATGCGGGCCCTGGGCCGGGATTTTGCCGTGGGTTTCGGCCAGTTCATGAAGCAGCCGGGCTGCGCCGGGGAGCAGACCGTCCTTGCCCGCCTGCTGGGGGATGACTTTCTGGCCGGCGGCAAGGGCTTTTTGCGGCGCGAGGAAGACCGCCCCGCCCACCGGGAAGCGGCCCTGGCCACGCTGGACTGGGCCCGGCAGCGTCTGGAGCGCCTGGACCTGCTGGTGCTGGACGAGACGCTCTATGCCCTGAAGGCGGGCATCCTGGAGCGCAGCGAGGTGGAAGGGCTCATGGAGGCGGCGCGCCGTGCCCGGTGCCATCTGGTGCTCTCCGGCCGGGACGCGCCGGACTGGCTGGTGGAAACCGCCGACCTGGTCACGGAGATGGGCGAGATCAAGCATCCCTGGCGGGCGGGCATCAAGGCCGCGCCGGGCATCGAATTCTAA